CGATTTTCAGGCCGACGTCGCCAACGACACGCTGCCCGCGGTGTCCTGGGTGATCCCCTCGCTGCTCAACTGTGAACATCCGGCGCTGCCTGCGGCTTTCGGCGCCTTCGGCATTGTGCAGCTGCTCGACATCCTCACCGCCAACCCGAAGGTGTGGGAGAAGACCGCGCTGATCATCAGCTACGACGAGAACGGCGGCTTCTTCGATCACGTCACCCCGCCGACCGCGCCGCCGGGCACTCCGGGCGAGTTCCTCACGGTGCCGCTCGACCGCGTCGAGGCGGCGGACGGCACGGCCGGCCCGATAGGTCTCGGCTATCGTGTTCCGGCACTGGTGATCTCGCCTTACACGCGTGGCGGACTCGTCGCGTCCGAGACCTTCGATCACACCTCGCAATTGCGCCTGCTGGAAGCCAGATTCGGCGTCGACGTGCCCAACCTGACAGCGTGGCGGCGCGGCGTGACCGGCGATATGACCTCCACGTTCGATTTCGGCTCCGCGCCGAATTCGGCGAAACCCGTACTGCCCGATCCGAAACCGAAAATGGATGCCGCGATCGCCCAATGCGGCCCGAATGTCGCCCTGGGAACGGCGACCGCCGGAGTTCCTTATCCGGTGCCGCCGAATGCCATGCCGACGCAACAACCCGGTACCCGGCGCAGGCCGAGCGGGTTAATTCGGGCATGAGAGTGGCCCAGCCCTGGCGGGGGCTGGGCCACTGCTCGAAGTGTGAGGTCAGCTCGCGGTCGCGGGCACCCACCGGACCGAGGGGACGGTGGAGCGTTTGCGCATGGCCGCGAAACTGTGCCGGGCCGGGCTGATCAACGCGGTGAACCAAGTGCGGCGGTGCTCGGCCAGCGCCTCCGCGACGGCGGGAATCTGGGTGCAGTGCACGCCGCCCGCCATACCCAGGCGGTGGCGACCCGTCTGGTTGTTTCTGGTGCCCAATGGTGTTCCTTTGCTTGCTGGTGCTGGCGCCTGGATCGCCACGGCGAAGATTAGCCGAACGAAAGTGCCGCGCAGAGTATTTTGCGCAAGTAATTGGCTCGGCGTGTCGGAAAGTTGTCGCCGCGTGACCCGGTTCGACCGGAATTGTTGCGAATCGGTCTCGGCCTCGTCACGGATCGAACAAATGCGGCGAGGGCAGGTGGAAAGTCAGCCCCCAGTGGGTAATCGGGCTGATTGTGTCCCGTCGGCGGCCGCGGGCACGGGTGGGGCGCGGCGCGTGTGAACGCCGGATGTAAGACTGGTCGAATGTTGCGGATCGGCCTCACCGGAGGCATGGGAGCGGGCAAGTCGACGGTGGCGCGGATTCTTGCCGACCGTGGGGCGGTGATCGTCGATTCCGATCTGATCGCCAGGGAGGTCGTCGCGCCTGGCACCGAAGGCCTCGCGGCCCTTGTGGACGCGTTCGGCTCCGGCATCCTCTCGGCCGACGGCAGCCTGGACCGCCCCGCCCTCGCCGCCAAGGCTTTCGCCGACGACGCGTCCCGGGCGCGGCTGAATTCCATTACGCATCCGCTGGTGGGTAAACGCACTGCGGAATTGATTGCCGCCGCGGCGCCGGACGCCATTGTGGTGCAGGATATTCCGCTGCTGGTTGAAAACGGTCTCGCCCCGTTGATGAATCTCGTGCTGGTCGTCGACGTGCCCGCGGAAACTCGGCTGCGCCGATTGGTAGAATTCCGCGGTGTCGCCGAAGCAGACGCGCGGGCTCGAATTGCGGCACAGGCCACCGACGAGCAGCGGCGTGCGGTAGCCGATGTGCTGCTGGACAACAGTGGCGCGCCGGCGGATATCGAGGAGACGGTCCGCGCGCTGTGGGACGAGCGGCTGGTGCCGTTCGAACACAACCTGCGTACCGGGACCTCCGCCCGGCGCAAGGAGTTGCGGCTCGTACCGGCGAACCCGGAGTGGGCGGCGCAGGCGCAGCGCCTGATCGCGCGGCTGTGGGTGGCCTGCGGCCAGGCCGCCTCGCGGATCGATCACATCGGCTCGACCTCGGTGCCGGAGCTGCCCGCGAAGGACGTGATCGATCTCCAGATCACCGTCGCCGACCTGGCGGCGGCGGATGGGCTGCGAGATGCGTTGGGGGCGGCGGGCTTTCCGGTGCGGCCGGAGGTCGTCCAGGACAGTCCGAAACCGACGCCCGCGGATCCGGACGGCACCGATCTCACCTTGTGGACCAAGCGATACCACCAGAGCGCCGACCCCGGCCGCCTCGCCAACGTGCATGTGCGCGTGGACGGTTCGCCGGGGCAGCGGTTCGCACTCGCCTTCCGCGACTGGTTGCGCGCCGATGCCGCAGCGCGCGCCGAATACCTCGAGGTCAAGCGCACCGGCGAGGCGAAGGCGGCCGGGCTCGACGGCGCGGCGGCGATGACTGCTTATCTGGACGTCAAGGAACCCTGGTTCGACTCCGCATACCACCGGCTCGCGGAACGAAACGCTTAGGGGCCTGGGCCGCAACCGATTCGATCCAGTTTCGCGTGTCGGCTACTTCCAGGTGAGCGTGATCCCGCGCGATTCGAGCCAGCGGTTCAGGTCGTAACCGTGCGCGGCGAGACCGTCGATGGTGGCGGTGGCGTGTGCGATCGCCGCCTCGGCCGCGGCCGCGGTGATCAACCCGGCGACGTGCGCGGCGAGCAGCTCGTCGACATCGAGCAGCTCGCATTCGCGACCCGTGCGCACGACGATGTCGAGGTAGTGGTCCACCGACTGCCACTTGTCCGGCGCCACCTGGCCGAACTCGCCGAGGTCCAGATAGAAGTCCTGATCCCGCCGATGTTCGGGGTGGTAGTGGAACACGCTGGCGCGCAGCGCGAGCTCGGGCAGCAGCCAGGACTCGATGTAGTGGAACTGTTCATGGTCCGAGGTGCGCGCCATGTACAGGCCCCATGGCGCCACCTGGTACCGCTCGACCGGTCGCACGAAGCCCTTCGGATCCGTGTTGGTCAGGTCCGCGAGGTCGAAGTATTCGACCTTGGGCCGATGCACGTCGACAGAGGGTGCCTGCGTCATGCATCCAGAATCTACCGGCGCGTGGACCGAGTCGAGCGGTGTGGCGGTCACATCCAGGTCAGCGTGATGCCGCGGGTGGCGAGCCAGTCCTCGACGCAGTGGTCGTTGACGGCCAGTCCGTCCAGCGCGGCCGTCGCGCACTCGAAGGCCCGATGCGCCTGCGTCGAGTCCACCAGGCCGGCCGCGTGCGCGGCCAGCAGGTCGTCCACGCCGCGCAGCTCGACGTCGCGGCCGCGGTGCACCTCGATGTCGAGGTAGTGGTCGATCGCCTTCCAGCGCTTCGGCGCGATCTCGGTGAACTCGCCGATGTCGAGGTGGAAGTCGTGGTCCACGTGGTGCGCCGGGTTACGGCGGGTGACCGTCACCCGCAACGACAGCTCCGGCAGCAGCCAGCACTCCAGGTAGTGGTGGTGCGGGACGGGCACGATGCGCGCCATGTAGAGGCCCCACGGTTCGTGGTGGTAGCGCTCGACCTGACGGACGAAACCCTTGTTGTCGGTGCTGGTGAGTTCGGCCAGGTTGAAGAACTCGACGTGCGGCCGGTGGGGCGGCTGACCCGGGGGTAACGAGTTCGGTGGGTTGGCGGCCGGGCCGCTGTGATTAAGGCCGGGTACCGCCGCGCGGAGATGCCTGGCGAGGTTTCCTGCGAAGCCCGTCGTGGGCGCGGTATTAAGCAATGGAATCAGACCTCTCATGGCTGTTGTCCTTCGCCGCATCCGAACTCGTTGTCCGAACAACCAAATCAGAGTACACCTGGGAATGGGTCACGGGGTGTAATGCGCGAGCATCATTTTCGCCACGAAACCTGTTGCTACTGAGGGAAATTCGGACATCGGTGGGATTCGTAAAGTGAAATAGACGTGGTGCGGCACGGCGGACGTGCCGCTTTTACCGTCCCTTTTACCGCTCTTGGGCGGGCGACGGTGTGCCGAATTCCACCCCCTCGTGGAACGGCCGCCGTAACAACGGAAAGAATGCCCCGCCCGTCCCCGCCGAAAACCCCGCTTTCGGCCGGGGTGGACGACCGGTCCGTAGGTTGGGCCGCATGAGTTTTCGGCTGGCGGCGTACGCGGTATGCCTCGACGACGGGCGGCTGCTGCTCGCCCGGGATGTGCCCCCGAGCGGTCAATCCACCTGGACCCTGCCGGGCGGCCGGATCGAGCACGGTGAGGATCCGTACGACGCGGTGCTGCGGGAGCTCGCCGAAGAAACGGGCTGCCGCGGGGAGGTCGACTGGCTGCTCGGCGTGGACTCCAGGGTGATCCCCGCGGACGTCGCGCGGGCCGGGGTCGAGCATCAGAACGTCGGCATCTACTACCTGGTGCGGGTCACCGGTGGCCGGCTGCGGGCCGAGCCGAACGGTGCGACCGCCGAGCCGACCTGGACCCCGGTCGGCGCCGTCGCGGGCCTGCGGCGATCGTCGCTCGTGGACGTCGGGCTGGCCATGGCGCGGACCAGGCCGGCGACGGGTCATGTGGCTGCGGTGCCGGTCGGCGGGCTGATCCAGCACTGAGGTGTGGTTCGGGCCACCGGACCAGCGGAATCTGTCGGTGGCTGGGCCTAGGCTGGTCATCATGGCATTTGCAACCGAGATTCCGACGGAGGGCTACGAGGACAGGGCCGCCGGCGCGACCCCGTTGGCCCACTCGGAGCATCGACCCGTCGGCGAGATCGAGCGCACCGAGGGGCAATTCCAGGTGGTCAGCGACCACCAGCCGGCCGGTGACCAGCCGGCTGCCATCGCCGAGCTGGAACGCCGGATCACGGCGGGGGAGCGCGACGTCGTGCTGCTCGGCGCCACCGGTACGGGCAAATCGGCGACCACGGCCTGGCTCATCGAGAAGTTGCAGCGCCCGACGCTGGTGATGGCGCCGAACAAGACGCTGGCCGCGCAGCTGGCCAACGAGCTGCGCGAGATGCTGCCCAACAACGCGGTCGAGTACTTCGTCTCGTACTACGACTACTACCAACCCGAGGCGTACATCGCGCAGACCGACACCTACATCGAGAAGGACAGCTCGATCAACGACGACGTCGAACGGCTGCGGCATTCGGCGACCTCGAGCCTGCTGTCGCGGCGCGACGTGGTCGTGGTTGCGTCGGTGTCCTGCATCTACGGCCTCGGCACCCCGCAGTCCTACCTGGATCGTTCGATCCAGCTGGAGGTCGGCACCGAGGTCGACCGGGACGCGCTGCTGCGCCTGCTCGTCGACGTGCAGTACACCCGCAACGATATGGCCTTCACCCGCGGCTCGTTCCGGGTGCGCGGCGACACCGTCGAGATCATCCCGTCCTACGAGGAACTCGCGGTGCGCATCGAGTTCTTCGGCGACGAGATCGAGGCGCTGTACTACCTGCACCCGCTCACCGGCGATGTGGTCCGGCAGGTCGAGATGCTGCGCATCTTCCCGGCCACCCACTACGTGGCCGGCCCGGAGCGGATGGAACGCGCGGTGCGCGATATCGAAGCCGAACTGGAAGAACGGCTCGCCGAACTGGAACGGCAGGGCAAGCTGCTCGAGGCCCAGCGCCTGCGTATGCGGACCCAGTACGACCTGGAGATGATCCGGCAGGTCGGCTTCTGCTCCGGCATCGAGAATTACTCGCGCCACATCGACGGCCGCCCGGCCGGGTCGGCGCCCGCCACCCTGCTCGACTACTTCCCGGACGACTTCCTGCTCGTCATCGACGAGTCGCACGTGACCGTGCCGCAGATCGGTGGCATGTACGAGGGCGACATGTCGCGCAAGCGCAACCTGGTCGAGTTCGGCTTCCGGCTGCCGTCCGCGGTGGACAACCGGCCGCTCACATGGGAGGAGTTCGCCGACCGGATCGGGCAGGCGGTGTACCTCTCGGCCACCCCGGGTCCGTACGAGCTGGGGCAGGTCGGCGGTGAAGTGGTCGAACAGGTCATCCGGCCGACCGGCCTGGTCGATCCGCAGGTGGTGGTCAAACCGACCAAGGGGCAGATCGACGATCTGGTGCACGAGATCCGGGTGCGCACCGAGCGGGACGAGCGCGTGCTGGTCACCACGCTGACCAAGAAGATGGCCGAGGACCTCACCGACTATCTGCTCGGGCTCGGGGTGCGGGTGCGCTACCTGCACTCGGAGATCGACACGCTGCGCCGGGTCGAACTGCTGCGGCAGCTGCGCCTCGGCGAGTACGACGTGCTGGTCGGCATCAACCTGCTGCGCGAGGGTCTCGACCTGCCCGAGGTGTCGCTGGTCGCGATCCTCGACGCGGACAAGGAAGGCTTCCTGCGCAGCAGCACCAGCCTGATCCAGACCATCGGCCGCGCGGCGCGCAACGTGTCCGGCGAGGTGCATATGTACGCCGACAAGATCACCGACTCGATGCAGCACGCGATCGAGGAGACCGATCGGCGCCGGGCCAAGCAGGTCGCCTACAACACCGAGATGGGCATCGACCCGAAACCGTTGCGCAAGAAGATCGCCGATATCCTCGACCAGGTCTACAAGGAAGCCGACGAGACCGAGGTCGAGGTCGGCGGTTCCGGCCGCAACGCCAGCCGCGGCCGCCGCGCCCAGGGCGAGCCCGGTCGCGCGGTCAGCGCCGGCGTCTACGAGGGCCGCGACATCAAGTCCATGCCCCGCGCCGAACTCGCCGACCTCGTCAAGGAACTCACCGCCCAAATGATGAACGCCGCCCGCGAACTCCAATTCGAACTCGCCGGCCGCCTCCGCGACGAAATCGCCGACCTCAAAAAGGAACTACGCGGCATGGACGCAGCCGGCCTCAGCTGAGGTTTCTCCGTTCCGGAGAAAGTGGCCGCCCGAAGGGTTGGTCCCCGAAGGGGGTCGGCCCGCGTCCGAGGGGCGTCCGCCACCGACGGGTGGCTGCCGAGGATGTGTCAGTGGCCGCCGACAGGTTGTTCGACGCCGCAGGGGAGCAGTTGGCGAACGGTCTCGGCTGGATGGACAGTCGACGCTGAGCGCCCGCCCGGGGTTTGCACGCGCCCGGCGGCGCTGAGCGCCAGCCACGAGCAGAACCCCGCACCCTTTCTGTGTTCGCGCACCCCGACTTGCCGTACGACACGCGGTGTTTGGGTGCAGAAAGGGTGCGGGACGGTGGAAGTGCCCGGTCGGAGGCAGGAGTAGGCGGGGGTGCTAGTGCAGGTGGTGGGCAGGTGCGAGTGCAGGTGCGGGGCGGGAACGGAAGGCTGGGCCGCGGCTGGTGGCGCTGCGATGTGCCGCGCGGTCAGTGGTGCGTCCGCACCCTTTCGGTGTTCGCGCACCTCGACTCGCTGTGGGGTACGCGGTGTTAGGTGCAGAAGGGGTGTGCGGCTTTGGAAGTGCCAGGTCGGAGGCAGATGCTAGTGCGGAGGTGGGTGTAGGTGGCGGGGCTAGTTGTACTGCCCAGGCAGGCTGGTCGACCGGCTGGCGGGGCTAGGGTGCGGGGGTTGGAGGCTGGGCTGCGTTTGGCGGTGTGGTGTTGTGGCGCGCGGGGTTGGGGTGCATCCGCACCCTTTCTGTGTTCGCGCACCCCGACTTGCCGTAAGACACGCCGGGGGTCGGTGCAGAAGGGGTGCGGGAGTGGACCGGGTGCGCGGGCGCTACTGGGTGGCGAGCCATTCGTTGACGCGGCGGTCGGCTTCTTCGCGGGAGACGTCTTCGACCTTGGTGAGGACGGCCCAGCGGTGGCCGAAGGGGTCGATGATGACGGCGAAGCGGTCGCCGGTGACGAAGGTCTGGGGTTCTTCGGCGCAGCGGGCGCCGTGTGCGATGGCGCGGGCGATGACGCTGTCCACGTCGGGGCAGTAATGCACGATCGAGGTGTGCACCCATTCGCCGTTGGGGGCGAGCACGTTGTTGTCGGGTATCGGCATGCCGAGTTGCAAGGTGGAATCGCCGATCTTCAGTTCGGCGTGCGCGGGCTGCCCGTCGGGCAGGTCGTTGCGGCTGAGCAGTTCGGCGCCGAACACGGCGGTGTAGAAGTCGATGGCCTTGTTCGCGTCTCCGACCGCGAGAAAGCAGGTGATCGAGTGGTAGCCGTCGGCGATGGGATTCACGGTGTCGGTCATGACAGCGATACTGGTCGCCCACGACCGGCCGGTCTTGTAAGAAAGCGACAGCACGATGTCCGGTAGCACCGCGTTCGATCCGCCCGCACCCAACCCGGTGACGCCGGTGGACACCACCGGCATCCTGCACCCGGACGAGCAGGCGAAGTACCGCTCGCTGGCGCGGCTGCCCGCGGGGCCGGTGGTCGGTCGTTTCGTCGAGTGGTACTGGTCGGTGCACTGGGATCTGCGCGACCGGCCGCCATACCACGCGCAGGTGTTGCCGTATCCCAGCGTGAACGTCACCTTCGAGCGATCCGCAACGCGCACAGGCGGTTTCGTCACCGGAGTGTGTACGACGAAGTTCGTCCGCGAGCTCAGCGGGGTGGGGGAGACGTTCGGTGTGCGTTTCCGAGCCGGTGGTTTCGGCGCGTTCACAGGCTTGGCTGTCGGGTCGTTCCGCGATAACTCCGTCCCGTTGACCGAGGTGCTGCCCGGCACGGGTGACCTGATCGAGCGTGTTCTGGACGCGACCACCGACGAGCAGCGCCGCGGCGTGCTCGAGGATTTCCTCGCGCCGCGTTGCACGCCGGCGGACCCGACGTATCTGCTGGTGTTGCGCATCGTCGAGGCGATCGCCCGGGACCAGGAGCTGACCAGGGTGGACCAGATCACCGAACGCTTCGATGTCTCGATGCGCACCCTGCAGCGCATGTTCCGCCGCTACGTCGGCGCCGGACCCAAGTGGGTGCTGCGGCGTTACCGCCTGCAGGACGGCGCGGAACTGCTCGCTCGCGGCCGCACCGAAGATCTCGCCATGTTGGCCGCCGAACTGGGATACTTCGATCAGGCGCACTTCTCGCGCGAGTTCACCGCGGAAGTCGGAATGGCTCCACTGGAATACGCCAAGAATTCGCTACGCTCGCGCAACGAGGTTACGGCGAAGGTCCTGCCGACCAGGATGTAGTTGCCGAGCCGACCGTATTCGACCATTCGACCGGGGCTGGGAAATACCCCCTCCGAGCTGCTAGTTGAATGTTGCACTACCTACCGTCAGCCAAACAAGGAGCTGGACATGGATGTCGTGGTGTTGATCGGACGGGTGTTGTTCGCGGTGTTGTTCCTGAGCTCGGGCGTCGGGCATTTCATGCAGACCGACGCGATGGCGGGCTATGCCGAGAGCCGGGGTCTGCCGATGGCCAAGCTGTCGGTGCTCGGGTCGGGTGCGCTGTTCGCGCTGGGCGGGCTCAGCATTCT
This genomic stretch from Nocardia brasiliensis ATCC 700358 harbors:
- a CDS encoding DUF402 domain-containing protein; protein product: MRGLIPLLNTAPTTGFAGNLARHLRAAVPGLNHSGPAANPPNSLPPGQPPHRPHVEFFNLAELTSTDNKGFVRQVERYHHEPWGLYMARIVPVPHHHYLECWLLPELSLRVTVTRRNPAHHVDHDFHLDIGEFTEIAPKRWKAIDHYLDIEVHRGRDVELRGVDDLLAAHAAGLVDSTQAHRAFECATAALDGLAVNDHCVEDWLATRGITLTWM
- the uvrB gene encoding excinuclease ABC subunit UvrB, encoding MAFATEIPTEGYEDRAAGATPLAHSEHRPVGEIERTEGQFQVVSDHQPAGDQPAAIAELERRITAGERDVVLLGATGTGKSATTAWLIEKLQRPTLVMAPNKTLAAQLANELREMLPNNAVEYFVSYYDYYQPEAYIAQTDTYIEKDSSINDDVERLRHSATSSLLSRRDVVVVASVSCIYGLGTPQSYLDRSIQLEVGTEVDRDALLRLLVDVQYTRNDMAFTRGSFRVRGDTVEIIPSYEELAVRIEFFGDEIEALYYLHPLTGDVVRQVEMLRIFPATHYVAGPERMERAVRDIEAELEERLAELERQGKLLEAQRLRMRTQYDLEMIRQVGFCSGIENYSRHIDGRPAGSAPATLLDYFPDDFLLVIDESHVTVPQIGGMYEGDMSRKRNLVEFGFRLPSAVDNRPLTWEEFADRIGQAVYLSATPGPYELGQVGGEVVEQVIRPTGLVDPQVVVKPTKGQIDDLVHEIRVRTERDERVLVTTLTKKMAEDLTDYLLGLGVRVRYLHSEIDTLRRVELLRQLRLGEYDVLVGINLLREGLDLPEVSLVAILDADKEGFLRSSTSLIQTIGRAARNVSGEVHMYADKITDSMQHAIEETDRRRAKQVAYNTEMGIDPKPLRKKIADILDQVYKEADETEVEVGGSGRNASRGRRAQGEPGRAVSAGVYEGRDIKSMPRAELADLVKELTAQMMNAARELQFELAGRLRDEIADLKKELRGMDAAGLS
- a CDS encoding DUF402 domain-containing protein, with protein sequence MTQAPSVDVHRPKVEYFDLADLTNTDPKGFVRPVERYQVAPWGLYMARTSDHEQFHYIESWLLPELALRASVFHYHPEHRRDQDFYLDLGEFGQVAPDKWQSVDHYLDIVVRTGRECELLDVDELLAAHVAGLITAAAAEAAIAHATATIDGLAAHGYDLNRWLESRGITLTWK
- the coaE gene encoding dephospho-CoA kinase, producing MLRIGLTGGMGAGKSTVARILADRGAVIVDSDLIAREVVAPGTEGLAALVDAFGSGILSADGSLDRPALAAKAFADDASRARLNSITHPLVGKRTAELIAAAAPDAIVVQDIPLLVENGLAPLMNLVLVVDVPAETRLRRLVEFRGVAEADARARIAAQATDEQRRAVADVLLDNSGAPADIEETVRALWDERLVPFEHNLRTGTSARRKELRLVPANPEWAAQAQRLIARLWVACGQAASRIDHIGSTSVPELPAKDVIDLQITVADLAAADGLRDALGAAGFPVRPEVVQDSPKPTPADPDGTDLTLWTKRYHQSADPGRLANVHVRVDGSPGQRFALAFRDWLRADAAARAEYLEVKRTGEAKAAGLDGAAAMTAYLDVKEPWFDSAYHRLAERNA
- a CDS encoding helix-turn-helix domain-containing protein is translated as MSGSTAFDPPAPNPVTPVDTTGILHPDEQAKYRSLARLPAGPVVGRFVEWYWSVHWDLRDRPPYHAQVLPYPSVNVTFERSATRTGGFVTGVCTTKFVRELSGVGETFGVRFRAGGFGAFTGLAVGSFRDNSVPLTEVLPGTGDLIERVLDATTDEQRRGVLEDFLAPRCTPADPTYLLVLRIVEAIARDQELTRVDQITERFDVSMRTLQRMFRRYVGAGPKWVLRRYRLQDGAELLARGRTEDLAMLAAELGYFDQAHFSREFTAEVGMAPLEYAKNSLRSRNEVTAKVLPTRM
- a CDS encoding NUDIX hydrolase — translated: MSFRLAAYAVCLDDGRLLLARDVPPSGQSTWTLPGGRIEHGEDPYDAVLRELAEETGCRGEVDWLLGVDSRVIPADVARAGVEHQNVGIYYLVRVTGGRLRAEPNGATAEPTWTPVGAVAGLRRSSLVDVGLAMARTRPATGHVAAVPVGGLIQH
- a CDS encoding VOC family protein, producing the protein MTDTVNPIADGYHSITCFLAVGDANKAIDFYTAVFGAELLSRNDLPDGQPAHAELKIGDSTLQLGMPIPDNNVLAPNGEWVHTSIVHYCPDVDSVIARAIAHGARCAEEPQTFVTGDRFAVIIDPFGHRWAVLTKVEDVSREEADRRVNEWLATQ